DNA from Solanum stenotomum isolate F172 chromosome 3, ASM1918654v1, whole genome shotgun sequence:
acttgtaatttatgttatttagaataaaatattaaataaagaatttcaaaaaaataattttttatataaaattggaGAGGGTCAGGTTgccatatataataaaaaaagtataacttacataaatcacatagtataaggagtaaattacattatatccttacttttttttttctaattacaataaTCCCTTATTTTTTACACAATCTGGATACATAACTCACAATCCGGATACATTAATGCTGATACATTATGCATCAAGCTGTTAcgctgaaaaaggaaaaaaaaataagaaaattcaattaaaatccCATAAATTACGCTTACATGTTTCTTCTTATTGTCAATCAGTCATACACAAATCTTAACAAAACcaacaattcaaaaaaaatcaaatttctctCCCTAATCATCTTTCTCCATGTTCATCGAAGAATCATTCAAATTAGATTCAAATTTGTCGGAAATTTGATAAGATACATAATGAATAGTTGTTGAACAAacaatttcttttgtgaatctcaAATCAAGTATTGCAGGAGATCATGAGATGAGAAAAACTTGGAAATTCGATATGTAGTAGAAGAAAATCACGGGGAAGTGTTATTGACAGTGGGATTCAATCCCTGGCAAATTGTAATAGGATAGCACAATTCAACATTCAAAAATTTTCTTCCCATTCTTCTAAAAACTCTcaatttttgaatcaaaattgtcGATAAAAATTTGAGATACATTACAGATTAATACAACATTCTTCTTCCTATTCTTCCGCAAAAAAAACTCTCAATTATCGACAACATTCTTCTTCTCATTCTTCCAAAAAACTCTcaatttttgaatcaaaattgttGACAAAATTTCGAGATACATTGGAGGTTTGATACATTATTAAGGTGAAGAAACAAGATCCTGGATTTTCAATGTATCCGCTATGCATTAATACAACGGACAAAGGCTGAAGAGATACATAGCTTTGATGGATCATCTATCcattttataatgttgtgtgattgtttattgaattgtgttttcGAGATTGATAGATTTATccatacattactatttatgtatcttgtttaaattgataagtgttgTATCTCTACTAGATgcattaaataagtaattgttgGTCATAACATGTTAGATTTGAGATCGATATATTGTTGTTTGGTAATTGTTATATATCAGATACATTTACTATAAGTtcgaatttacgtatcatactcaaaaaattagtgcatgaaacattattatttatgtatcttattttgtttgaggaatactatattttaaaattttaaaaaatacattatacatgtaattgttCCAAAATAGCTTCTTTTTGTGTATGTGTGATACATAACACAAagtttatgtatcaagtacaCTTATTGAAATGATAAACACTAATTGaagattcaacaacattagagttatgtttaaataccttaaatatgaacatgatacattgcataaaacaaaGGCTATTGTAGTAGTGATATATCATATCAATGATAACACTAACAAAAACtaatttaagaatcaaaataaacgagatatattaaaaatatgtatcttTGATAATGATGGTCGTGCAATGGTAgatccaatttttttcttctttttttggcctttttcaacaatagatacattaaaagaaaataaatatttttcaagaattttttttaacgaCGATATGATTAACTAAAATTGCAAAGGTTCAATAAGATTTCAATGGGGGTAGGGGGCggaggtaatttttttttttttaagaaaaactaaaaaaaataataaaaagaagaaattgaaaacTGAAGTGATGAAAAGAAATCTACCTCTTGAATaacttgaaattattaattggaaagagaaaagatttgaaattcaaaaatagattaatgATGTAATTATAGAGAGATTTGGGGTATgagatatcaaattaatgtatctaGAAAAGGGGATGATGGGAGCAAAAGAAGAGATTTTTGATATTAAATAGTagggaaaataagaaaatatgataataaagggtgtgtagttaagtaatttttccataaaaCAAAGTAACTTGACCCGCCCAAATGGGCTTAAAAACGGGTTGGTCTTTACCCGCCCAATTTACCCGCTTAatgtcaataattttaatatttttatttaagttttataactacaatttgaatttcaattcaagtaatttttttttaaaaaagttacaaATGAATAGATATATAAAtcctaaaatttataaaatagatagtaacaTACTTTCATTATAGGAACATACAttacatcaatgcaaataaaaagTCTTAAAATGGATCAAGACTTGAATAAGTCGGACTATGAATTAAGGAACTTTTATACTCACTGCTTTCTCAAGTTAGATTACATTCTCTTATATCAAATCTAAGACATAAAAATGAAAACccactatttgatatttttactaGTTATAATTAGTATAGTTTATGTGGAGAGTCAATATGGTCACATGCAGTAGGTAGTACATCGGCCGACTATATTTTGTAGAATTGAAACTTGCATAAGTCTTGTTCCACAACACGCATTTACTATACATGGCCTCTGGCCATGGGAGGGGCTACTGTAGCAGAAGGGGATTTGGTCGAACCCTTTGACTTTTCCGTAGAtcctatatttgtattaaaatatgaaGTACAATGTATGTATATATTTCCTGCGAACCCATAAACACATTGAAGTGTTTGGCTCAGTGGTCGTTGTGCACCCAACAAGACCGTTCACCTCCTATGGAATGTGGGTTTGAATCTCGGTAGgcacataatttttttggattaaTTTCTAAACGcatgtttatttatataatatatgtaccAGCTATGAGTAGTAAATCtgtttataataataaaatggtTAGACTTTTAAATAgtgaaaaattgatatttgtgtCTAGGGAATTTTTAAGTCgtaaacaataaaaaatcatttaattcgTGAGAATTTGATACCTCAACTATGTGATTgctttgaaatattaaaaaaagaaatcaatctAAATTTGAgacattaaaatataattctcGTCTCACAAATTTTAGAAGCACgtatttgtaattttgaatatatcatGTTCACTCTCATGAGGGAGTAAATGCTCAGATTCATTTATGTTGCGCGTTTCAATTGGATTGGAGTTTGATGCCAATATATGATCTCCTTCACATACTATCAGAGATTGATAGGAAGACTTTTATACCTTACTACCACTAGACCAGATATATGATCATTTGCCTTGAGTCAATTTATGCACTAGATCTATTTCCTAAAGCATCACACATGGATGCTGCACTCAGATACCTAAAATCAGCACCTGGCTTAGGAATTTTGATGTCATCAAAAGGGGGAAATGAACTAAAAGTATTCTGTGATGCAGACTGGGGTTCATGTATAAATAGTAGAAGGTCAATCACTGGATGATTTGGTTCAATATGGAGGGTCTCCCATTTCTTGAAAGTCTAAGAAGCAATTAACAGTATCTAGGAGCTCAGCAGAGGCTAACCCAGTTTTTCATGAAAGGACAAAGCATATTGACATTTTATAAGGGAGAAGATTCAAAGTGGATTATATTGATTTCTACAGCACATTTATCCTCATCAAACCAGTCTGCTGATGTATTCACTAAGGCACTTGGAAAGGGTCCTCATGCTCATCTAATGTCCAAGCTaggaatgaaaaatgttttcataGCTTCTAGCTTGAAGGAGAAGGAGGGTGTAAAAGAGTTAAATAAGTAACTTGACATTGATTGGTTGTTATGCATCACACTGATTAGTTAGTTACATAGTTTGTTACAACTCCTCGCTTTATATTAGAGGATCTATAAATTGAACGAAGCTCTACGCTCTCAAACCTAGTGGGTTGGATGATTGACACTCCTATAAGCTCATTTTACACACAAATTATGAAATTCTGCATCCATCAAGAACATTTAAgaattaatagatttagtgaatataattaaatattaacaaaaaaacTCTTGGCGAAAAGTCAAGAAattcacaaagaaaaaaatagaatctaGCTACTGAGGGGCCTACTGTGAGTCACTTCACTcgaaaaagaacaaagaaaaaagtcAATCAATTGAGGTATATTATCAAAAATAGTTAGCCCCATTTATGAAATCTTTTAcagaaaaaatcaaataattcaaTTCTTTCGATGAGTAtagttaaaattaataatatcatataaattaaaaaagattaagTAGTTGAATGTGAACTATTATCTACTAAATCAATGACactaattgaaaaaaatcattgaGAATCATACAATTACTCAGCTGATTAACCAGACAAAATCAAGTAAATTAAGACTCttaattttttggattttcttcCAAAGAGTTTGGTAGCAGACTTGATTTGACTAGTGCtagaaatttcaatttttttttatcaaaaatgaataattttcaTAGTCCAATTGATTAAATACATCGGAAATAACTTTTATGTCTTCACaatataaagttaaaattgCGTACATATCATTCACTTGCTTTAACTACTCATGCTATGGATGTAGGAGCATCAACTCCATTCCTGTGGGCTTTTGAGGAGCGGGAGAACTTGTTGAAATTCTATGAAAGGGTCTCGGGAGCCAGGATGCATGTCAGTTTCATACGACCAGGTGGAGTGGCACAAGATCTGCCTCTTGGCTTATGTATAGATATTGATTCATTCACACAGCAATTTGCTTCTCGTATCGACGAATTAGAAGAGATGTCAACTGGCAACCGTATCTGGAAACAACGATTAGTGGATATTGGTACTGTCACTGCACATCAAGCAAAGGATTGGGGATTCAGTGGTGTAATGTTAAGAGGTTCTGGGGTATGATGGGATTTGCGAAAAGCAGCACCTTACGATGTTCATGACCAATTGGATCCTGACATAATTTATTTCAGACCCTGCTTATGAATTTtacattgaatatgttgtttaaaatacttgcattaagaaatgaagGGCTTTCATTTCAGCAAGACATCTGATAAtgaatggataaagaaaaacataattcaaacaaAGAGAAGATGCTACCTGCGACATCCTTATGTAAGCTTATATAAGATTACATtcttttatatcaaatcaaagaCATAAAAATGAAAACCCACTCTTTGATATTATTACTAGTTATTAGTATAGTTTACGTGGATAGCCAATATGATCATATGCAATATGTATTGCAATGGCAGGCTACTTTTTGCAGAATTGAAACTTGAATAAGTGTTCCACAACATGAATTTACAATACATGGCCTCTGGCACGCGAAAGCTATACGGGCTTAGAGGGCATGTATAGTAAATGCATGTTGTGGAACATGACTTATACAATTTCAATTCTATAAAATGTAGTCGGCCACTGCACTACATATTACATGTGATCACATTGACTCTCCACATAAACTATACTAATACAtagtaaaaatatcaaatagcgagttcttatttttatgtctttgaTTTGACACTCATGTAATCTAACTTTGAGAAAGCTGGTGGGTATAAAACTTGTTGGACTCAATAGTCTTATATAGGCTTATATATTGATTTCATGCCAAACTTATGAATGGAGTAGGTATACCAATATAGGTTTCATGCCAAACTTATGGGTGGAATAGGTAAGTCATGACATGCAAAGCAATTTCACTTTTTGATctgggaaaaaatattaaaaaaacatcAACTTATAAAGTTTCCTTTTGGTATTTAACATgcaattattgtgatttataatatattttatgtattatacataatatatatttcttccTTTTACCACAGTTTATGTTgtataaatgaaattttgaaagttaacgaaattttttatatgttttcaaatattttaagctattaattattatgatttataatcacATTCCACTCTTCTACACCGTTTGGAGTGTGTTTGACATGGCAGTTGGGAGgccataaatatttattttgagaaaagaatatttttattgaaaaattacgTGTTTGACAAATCAGTAAAAATGCTTCTAAATAAAAGCAGGAGATGCAGAaacacaaaattatttttctcaagacCAAAATATGCCTTTCATATATACACATTTaccaatatatctcttattaattaattaacatatctcataagtttagttaaatttcatttaagaattttattttttatttttatataataaattttatgttttattttccctgtatatataattattctatattttccaaattattttatgtataattttacagaattagaaaaaaagataataatgatatttttgtaaggttagaaaaaagagaaaaaaataacaattaaagatcTCTAACCCtaaaaaaaaggtataatatttattgaaaatttaaatatatttacattttaatttaataaaaataaaagtttaattaacttttttataatggatatttaaaatagtttctctctataaaataattttaatattaaagtaCATTAATAGTTGtcctttttcataatttgactctcaaaagcatttttttaaaaagatcagttaaacacaatttgcttatgaaaaacatttttcaaagatattaCAAGGAATATTGTTTCGTATTTTTTGATTGTGTATTACTATTTATTGGTTCATTTGTTCGTCTATATCTtgctattttaatttattgtcttttttcttttataatcttGTGctgcatatttttcttttgagccGAGGATCTATCAGAAATAACTTCTCTACGTCACAAAATAGGATAAGATTTGCGTACCCCCAACCCTCAATTGTATTACACTGGGTTTGTTGGTATTGTTATTTATCCTCTTCTCAAGCGCATGACCCACGATATACAAAAGACGATTATGCAGTGTTTCTCCAAGTAGAAGATTTTCATCTATGAATGTGATTTTTGTATCACATGTGTGTACTTCTTGAAAAGAGGACTCAATATGCTTTTTactttcattattattttcttcttcttcatcggTATTGAAGCATGACATCTCGATATTATCTCGAGCAATCTTCACACAAAATCAACTTGATAAAAATTATACTCTTTCAGAGTCACAAAACGTCGTGGTTTCTGACGGTGGTGCACCACCACTTTTGCCTCAATTAATTTTGGTAAAagggtctggtggacccttctacttgtatgagtttgtattcaAACCCTTTTACTTAATCATTTGTGAACTGAACCCTTGAACTCCTCGAAACActatattttaaacatattttctgACTTGGCATCCTATGTGGCAGACACAACAAAGGGGCGTGTGATAAACACACCTGAGGAGCGTGAGATCTGGTGGTTTTATAAAGCCATCTTATTCCCCATATGCATTTAACATCATTATTAGACAAATTTGAGCTTTTTCTAGCCTCTTTTTCGATCTTCTTTCTCCAAATTTCTCCTCCATTTTTTCCATCCTTATACTCCTCTTTTATTTCTATGCATTTTCATTTAATTCTTTGCTTCATTTTGTGGTTAATCCTATTGTAGTTTTCTACATCATCATGAAAGTTACTTTTGTTAGAATCCTATAATCTAATAGAAATCATGAAACATGTAATTGAAAGCATAACAAACAAAATCCCcaaaaaatttcaacataatTAGTATGAATCGACTAAAAAcctaaaaattaaacaaagacATAAATAGAAGATGAAATCTAGACTAAACaacatacaaatacaaaaataagttacaaaatttacatagataaattaaaaatcgaacaaaaccaacaaaaatacTCAAACAATTTCATgggaatgaagaaaaaaatgagaaagaaaaaatctaGGTATATATAGCCACACACAGATATTGCGGTGAACCtcttgttgacacccaattttgaccctcccccgATAGAATTAATTTCcaagcttcttaattttcaagcaatttaaaataagtgactttataaagttcaaaatattttcgaGTTAGTTTTAATTAGTCTTGTcacttttttataatatttaaataacatatgtatatttttaattctatattttgaaaatcacgtcaaaaagattttgttttaacTTAGTTCAGTTTAAATCATAATCNNNNNNNNNNNNNNNNNNNNNNNNNNNNNNNNNNNNNNNNNNNNNNNNNNNNNNNNNNNNNNNNNNNNNNNNNNNNNNNNNNNNNNNNNNNNNNNNNNNNNNNNNNNNNNNNNNNNNNNNNNNNNNNNNNNNNNNNNNNNNNNNNNNNNNNNNNNNNNNNNNNNNNNNNNNNNNNNNNNNNNNNNNNNNNNNNNNNNNNNNNNNNNNNNNNNNNNNNNNNNNNNNNNNNNNNNNNNNNNNNNNNNNNNNNNNNNNNNNNNNNNNNNNNNNNNNNNNNNNNNNNNNNNNNNNNNNNNNNNNNNNNNNNNNNNNNNNNNNNNNNNNNNNNNNNNNNNNNNNNNNNNNNNNNNNNNNNNNNNNNNNNNNNNNNNNNNNNNNNNNNNNNNNNNNNNNNNNNNNNNNNNNNNNNNNNNNNNNNNNNNNNNNNNNNNNNNNNNNNNNNNNNNNNNNNNNNNNNNNNNNNNNNNNNNNNNNNNNNNNNNNNNNNNNNNNNNNNNNNNNNNNNNNNNNNNNNNNNNNNNNNNNNNNNNNNNNNNNNNNNNNNNNNNNNNNNNNNNNNNNNNNNNNNNNNNNNNNNNNNNNNNNNNNNNNNNNNNNNNNNNNNNNNNNNNNNNNNNNNNNNNNNNNNNNNNNNNNNNNNNNNNNNNNNNNNNNNNNNNNNNNNNNNNNNNNNNNNNNNNNNNNNNNNNNNNNNNNNNNNNNNNNNNNNNNNNNNNNNNNNNNNNNNNNNNNNNNNNNNNNNNNNNNNNNNNNNNNNNNNNNNNNNNNNNNNNNNNNNNNNNNNNNNNNNNNNNNNNNNNNNNNNNNNNNNNNNNNNNNNNNNNNNNNNNNNNNNNNNNNNNNNNNNNNNNNNNNNNNNNNNNNNNNNNNNNNNNNNNNNNNNNNNNNNNNNNNNNNNNNNNNNNNNNNNNNNNNNNNNNNNNNNNNNNNNNNNNNNNNNNNNNNNNNNNNNNNNNNNNNNNNNNNNNNNNNNNNNNNNNNNNNNNNNNNNNNNNNNNNNNNNNNNNNNNNNNNNNNNNNNNNNNNNNNNNNNNNNNNNNNNNNNNNNNNNNNNNNNNNNNNNNNNNNNNNNNNNNNNNNNNNNNNNNNNNNNNNNNNNNNNNNNNNNNNNNNNNNNNNNNNNNNNNNNNNNNNNNNNNNNNNNNNNNNNNNNNNNNNNNNNNNNNNNNNNNNNNNNNNNNNNNNNNNNNNNNNNNNNNNNNNNNNNNNNNNNNNNNNNNNNNNNNNNNNNNNNNNNNNNNNNNNNNNNNNNNNNNNNNNNNNNNNNNNNNNNNNNNNNNNNNNNNNNNNNNNNNNNNNNNNNNNNNNNNNNNNNNNNNNNNNNNNNNNNNNNNNNNNNNNNNNNNNNNNNNNNNNNNNNNNNNNNNNNNNNNNNNNNNNNNNNNNNNNNNNNNNNNNNNNNNNNNNNNNNNNNNNNNNNNNNNNNNNNNNNNNNNNNNNNNNNNNNNNNNNNNNNNNNNNNNNNNNNNNNNNNNNNNNNNNNNNNNNNNNNNNNNNNNNNNNNNNNNNNNNNNNNNNNNNNNNNNNNNNNNNNNNNNNNNNNNNNNNNNNNNNNNNNNNNNNNNNNNNNNNNNNNNNNNNNNNNNNNNNNNNNNNNNNNNNNNNNNNNNNNNNNNNNNNNNNNNNNNNNNNNNNNNNNNNNNNNNNNNNNNNNNNNNNNNNNNNNNNNNNNNNNNNNNNNNNNNNNNNNNNNNNNNNNNNNNNNNNNNNNNNNNNNNNNNNNNNNNNNNNNNNNNNNNNNNNNNNNNNNNNNNNNNNNNNNNNNNNNNNNNNNNNNNNNNNNNNNNNNNNNNNN
Protein-coding regions in this window:
- the LOC125859155 gene encoding NADH dehydrogenase [ubiquinone] iron-sulfur protein 2-like, giving the protein MDVGASTPFLWAFEERENLLKFYERVSGARMHVSFIRPGGVAQDLPLGLCIDIDSFTQQFASRIDELEEMSTGNRIWKQRLVDIGTVTAHQAKDWGFSGVMLRGSGV